One region of uncultured Methanolobus sp. genomic DNA includes:
- a CDS encoding type 1 glutamine amidotransferase, giving the protein MKIHCLVHLDFETLGNIRDWACKKEHSLSFTVPSEKRFYPDPGDIDLLIIMGGLMSVYQEDEYPWLKQEKEFVKSMISHGKAVYGICFGAQVLSEVLGGQVSPNRHQEIGWHKVRSLEEFERNSQFFHVQNELTVFQWHGDTFTLPPGCRRLFESEACPEQGFIYGDKVLALQFHPEVDAECVESLLENCNSDLVEGKYISSENEIRGRNDLLGNSAHLMFSILDWFENMIENP; this is encoded by the coding sequence ATGAAGATACATTGTCTTGTTCATCTGGATTTTGAAACCCTTGGAAATATCAGGGATTGGGCATGCAAAAAAGAGCATTCGCTATCATTCACCGTTCCATCTGAAAAACGATTTTACCCTGATCCTGGTGATATTGATCTTCTCATCATAATGGGGGGACTGATGAGTGTATATCAGGAAGATGAATATCCATGGTTGAAACAGGAGAAGGAGTTTGTAAAATCTATGATTTCCCATGGTAAGGCGGTCTATGGGATCTGTTTTGGTGCCCAGGTGCTCTCAGAAGTCCTTGGCGGTCAGGTAAGTCCTAACAGGCATCAGGAAATTGGATGGCACAAAGTGCGATCTCTGGAAGAATTTGAACGGAATAGCCAGTTTTTCCATGTACAGAATGAACTTACTGTTTTTCAGTGGCATGGGGATACTTTCACTCTCCCTCCCGGTTGCAGACGACTTTTTGAAAGTGAAGCCTGCCCTGAGCAGGGTTTTATCTACGGGGACAAAGTTCTGGCACTACAGTTTCATCCTGAGGTTGATGCGGAGTGTGTGGAAAGCCTGCTGGAAAATTGCAATTCAGACCTGGTTGAAGGTAAATACATATCATCTGAAAATGAAATCAGAGGAAGAAATGATCTGCTGGGAAATTCAGCACATCTCATGTTCTCTATACTTGACTGGTTTGAGAATATGATAGAAAACCCTTAA
- a CDS encoding PHP domain-containing protein, protein MDLHTHTCYSDGDLDPEELVKLAKSKGIKILSITDHDTVDGLHEARRECEKQNITLIPGIEFTTETEYSGMEVHILGYNFDPQNSGLLKMTDHAKQNAREYCRKVCSALESYGMEIDYSVLENTKGIITKHDISLSVINKNMSSYDFHNMWLTESSPLDIIMEKFPAKKVIKTIHKAGGKAICAHILRTLEQCNKLSLLPFMSESLIISGLDGFEVFYANSSKEQVRTMYELCSAQGLIMTGGSDFHGIKRTGRCQLGEYNSYTEIAFSDISGILYNGHSSHDYDMQKATA, encoded by the coding sequence GTGGACCTGCACACCCATACATGTTATTCAGATGGCGATCTTGATCCGGAGGAACTGGTTAAACTGGCAAAAAGCAAAGGAATAAAGATCCTGAGCATCACCGATCATGACACTGTTGACGGGCTGCACGAAGCAAGGCGGGAATGTGAAAAGCAGAACATCACCCTTATTCCGGGGATTGAATTTACTACCGAGACTGAATATTCAGGAATGGAAGTTCACATACTTGGGTACAATTTCGACCCGCAAAACAGCGGGCTTCTCAAAATGACTGACCATGCGAAACAAAATGCAAGGGAATACTGCAGGAAAGTATGTTCTGCACTGGAATCATACGGCATGGAAATAGATTATTCAGTTCTGGAAAATACAAAAGGAATAATCACCAAGCATGATATTTCATTGTCTGTGATTAATAAGAACATGAGTAGCTATGATTTCCATAATATGTGGCTGACAGAAAGCTCACCACTTGATATTATAATGGAAAAATTCCCTGCTAAAAAAGTAATAAAAACTATCCATAAAGCCGGTGGGAAAGCAATCTGTGCACACATCCTCAGAACACTGGAACAATGCAACAAGCTGTCACTGCTACCCTTTATGTCGGAATCACTCATCATATCCGGTCTGGATGGATTTGAAGTATTCTATGCCAACAGCAGCAAAGAACAGGTGCGCACAATGTATGAACTCTGCTCTGCACAGGGCCTTATAATGACAGGAGGATCAGATTTCCACGGAATAAAACGGACCGGACGCTGCCAGCTGGGAGAATACAACAGCTATACAGAAATAGCTTTCAGTGATATATCAGGCATTCTTTACAATGGACACAGCAGTCACGATTATGATATGCAAAAAGCCACTGCATGA